From one Anopheles cruzii chromosome 3, idAnoCruzAS_RS32_06, whole genome shotgun sequence genomic stretch:
- the LOC128272582 gene encoding zinc finger protein 85-like isoform X1, giving the protein MPPDSAPIELTSQTCRLCLNISNELIAVESALTSSELSNVVDKFLNIDVSIVRPETGEWKTEAFLALQLKDNWPFNNACHNCLYEVRRMESLRAAYDEKNRIFDVLWTQYKRIHSQENKKSIVIHQDLVDMNKVTEGYIIGDMVLENTGLDADSTALLIKTAGDHGLDVIIKREDIDSEGVALEEELVYEEMLLEESELEDNIELIEEDKVVLLEEEQEDDKVEMAQHATEQDPNEDIEVIDEEIEGYHIHSVSELEDPNNATVSGDEIEQEPDDDSEGFFDRTLNCCYLCMQTFDDQESLNEHFNGQHQDVLPFHCDKCLAYYPTFEDVNRHLISHVYPFVCLYCPRQYSDERRLLQHNKTCRSYRCPHCPAEFEVMAHLNTHKKQHTAQVRSANRCRTCGKTFTLQSNLVRHLKMRSCGKTGTKMPNKAERAALLERMRSSKLRSSESSLSGHDGMRLKNVLVCQVCSRRFDSNCNLARHIDREHAEFKFQLFACDVCPKKFTVFEKCIRHRTFHRRSRQKPKQAKQGGSETVCKICQKEFRVDHLMLRHLAEAHSLALELFQCDQCGRKFSTEAKLRKHVYNSHRENKTLYVCSHCGQKFEKRLTLKDHEAKHLGMQAYRCTVCDKTFIHKHSLDRHALVHSDTKMFECEFCHKSFKRNNTLVIHRRTHTGEKPYECEPCGLRFIDSSTLIKHRQRQHTKTE; this is encoded by the exons ATGCCGCCCGACAGTGCACCGATTGAGTTGACCAGCCAAACGTGTCGTCTGTGCCTGAACATCAGCAACGAATTGATAGCCGTCGAGTCTGCTCTAACGTCGTCCGAGCTAAGCAACGTCGTTGACAAATTTCTTAACATCGACGTAAGTATCGTGCGGCCGGAAACAGGCGAATGGAAAACTGAAGCATTTCTCGCGTTGCAGCTAAAGGACAACTGGCCTTTCAACAATGCTTGCCACAACTGCCTGTACGAAGTGCGCCGGATGGAGAGCCTCCGAGCGGCGTACGACGAAAAGAATCGCATTTTTGATGTACTTTGGAC GCAATACAAACGAATCCACTCACAGGAGAACAAGAAATCGATTGTGATTCACCAGGATCTGGTTGATATGAACAAAGTTACGGAGGGGTACATAATCGGCGACATGGTTCTAGAAAATACCGGGTTGGATGCAGATTCTACGGCGTTGCTCATTAAAACCGCGGGCGATCATGGACTGGATGTGATCATCAAGCGGGAAGATATCGACTCAGAGGGCGTTGCACTAGAGGAGGAGCTAGTGTACGAGGAAATGCTACTGGAAGAATCGGAACTCGAGGACAACATTGAGCTTATAGAGGAAGACAAAGTGGTGTTACTTGAAGAAGAGCAGGAGGATGATAAGGTGGAAATGGCGCAGCATGCGACGGAACAGGATCCGAATGAAGACATAGAAGTGATTGATGAAGAAATTGAGGGGTACCATATTCATTCGGTATCCGAACTAGAAGACCCCAACAACGCAACGGTCAGCGGAGACGAAATCGAACAGGAGCCAGACGACGATAGTGAAGGATTTTTCGATAGAACGTTAAATTGTTGCTATCTGTGCATGCAGACCTTCGATGATCAGGAGAGTCTCAACGAACACTTTAACGGTCAGCACCAGGATGTGTTGCCGTTCCACTGCGACAAATGTCTCGCATACTATCCGACGTTTGAGGACGTTAATCGCCACCTCATCTCACACGTATACCCTTTCGTGTGTCTTTACTGCCCGCGCCAGTACAGTGACGAGCGCCGACTGCTGCAACATAATAAAACGTGCCGCTCCTACAGATGCCCTCACTGTCCGGCCGAGTTTGAGGTTATGGCGCATctgaacacacacaaaaaacagcaCACGGCCCAGGTACGGTCAGCGAATCGGTGCAGAACTTGCGGCAAAACATTCACTCTGCAAAGCAATCTGGTGCGCCACCTAAAGATGCGAAGCTGCGGGAAAACCGGAACAAAGATGCCGAACAAAGCGGAGCGTGCGGCCCTTTTGGAGCGTATGCGATCCTCCAAGCTGCGAAGCAGTGAAAGCAGTTTGAGTGGCCATGATGGGATGCGGCTGAAGAATGTGCTCGTGTGCCAGGTGTGCAGCCGTAGGTTCGATAGCAATTGCAACCTGGCGCGCCACATTGACCGGGAGCATGCGGAGTTCAAGTTTCAGCTGTTTGCGTGCGACGTATGCCCAAAGAAGTTCACCGTGTTCGAGAAATGCATCCGGCACCGAACATTTCACAGGCGCTCGCGGCAAAAGCCAAAACAGGCGAAACAGGGTGGCTCCGAGACGGTGTGTAAAATATGCCAAAAGGAGTTCCGGGTAGACCATTTGATGCTGCGCCACTTGGCGGAGGCCCACTCGTTGGCGCTGGAGTTGTTCCAGTGTGATCAGTGCGGCCGAAAGTTTTCGACTGAGGCCAAACTTCGCAAACACGTGTACAACAGTCACCGTGAGAACAAAACGTTGTACGTGTGCTCGCACTGCGGGCAGAAGTTTGAGAAGAGGCTAACCCTGAAGGACCATGAGGCAAAGCACTTGGGAATGCAGGCGTATCGGTGTACCGTGTGCGACAAAACGTTCATTCACAAGCACAGTCTCGATCGGCACGCACTCGTGCACAGTGACACGAAGATGTTTGAGTGCGAATTTTGCCACAAGAGCTTCAAGCGCAACAATACCCTCGTGATCCACCGAAGAACACACACCGGCGAGAAACCTTACGAGTGTGAACCATGCGGTCTGCGATTTATCGACTCGAGCACGCTCATCAAGCATCGTCAACGTCAGCACACGAAAACCGAGTGA
- the LOC128272582 gene encoding zinc finger protein ZFP2-like isoform X2, whose product MPPDSAPIELTSQTCRLCLNISNELIAVESALTSSELSNVVDKFLNIDLKDNWPFNNACHNCLYEVRRMESLRAAYDEKNRIFDVLWTQYKRIHSQENKKSIVIHQDLVDMNKVTEGYIIGDMVLENTGLDADSTALLIKTAGDHGLDVIIKREDIDSEGVALEEELVYEEMLLEESELEDNIELIEEDKVVLLEEEQEDDKVEMAQHATEQDPNEDIEVIDEEIEGYHIHSVSELEDPNNATVSGDEIEQEPDDDSEGFFDRTLNCCYLCMQTFDDQESLNEHFNGQHQDVLPFHCDKCLAYYPTFEDVNRHLISHVYPFVCLYCPRQYSDERRLLQHNKTCRSYRCPHCPAEFEVMAHLNTHKKQHTAQVRSANRCRTCGKTFTLQSNLVRHLKMRSCGKTGTKMPNKAERAALLERMRSSKLRSSESSLSGHDGMRLKNVLVCQVCSRRFDSNCNLARHIDREHAEFKFQLFACDVCPKKFTVFEKCIRHRTFHRRSRQKPKQAKQGGSETVCKICQKEFRVDHLMLRHLAEAHSLALELFQCDQCGRKFSTEAKLRKHVYNSHRENKTLYVCSHCGQKFEKRLTLKDHEAKHLGMQAYRCTVCDKTFIHKHSLDRHALVHSDTKMFECEFCHKSFKRNNTLVIHRRTHTGEKPYECEPCGLRFIDSSTLIKHRQRQHTKTE is encoded by the exons ATGCCGCCCGACAGTGCACCGATTGAGTTGACCAGCCAAACGTGTCGTCTGTGCCTGAACATCAGCAACGAATTGATAGCCGTCGAGTCTGCTCTAACGTCGTCCGAGCTAAGCAACGTCGTTGACAAATTTCTTAACATCGAC CTAAAGGACAACTGGCCTTTCAACAATGCTTGCCACAACTGCCTGTACGAAGTGCGCCGGATGGAGAGCCTCCGAGCGGCGTACGACGAAAAGAATCGCATTTTTGATGTACTTTGGAC GCAATACAAACGAATCCACTCACAGGAGAACAAGAAATCGATTGTGATTCACCAGGATCTGGTTGATATGAACAAAGTTACGGAGGGGTACATAATCGGCGACATGGTTCTAGAAAATACCGGGTTGGATGCAGATTCTACGGCGTTGCTCATTAAAACCGCGGGCGATCATGGACTGGATGTGATCATCAAGCGGGAAGATATCGACTCAGAGGGCGTTGCACTAGAGGAGGAGCTAGTGTACGAGGAAATGCTACTGGAAGAATCGGAACTCGAGGACAACATTGAGCTTATAGAGGAAGACAAAGTGGTGTTACTTGAAGAAGAGCAGGAGGATGATAAGGTGGAAATGGCGCAGCATGCGACGGAACAGGATCCGAATGAAGACATAGAAGTGATTGATGAAGAAATTGAGGGGTACCATATTCATTCGGTATCCGAACTAGAAGACCCCAACAACGCAACGGTCAGCGGAGACGAAATCGAACAGGAGCCAGACGACGATAGTGAAGGATTTTTCGATAGAACGTTAAATTGTTGCTATCTGTGCATGCAGACCTTCGATGATCAGGAGAGTCTCAACGAACACTTTAACGGTCAGCACCAGGATGTGTTGCCGTTCCACTGCGACAAATGTCTCGCATACTATCCGACGTTTGAGGACGTTAATCGCCACCTCATCTCACACGTATACCCTTTCGTGTGTCTTTACTGCCCGCGCCAGTACAGTGACGAGCGCCGACTGCTGCAACATAATAAAACGTGCCGCTCCTACAGATGCCCTCACTGTCCGGCCGAGTTTGAGGTTATGGCGCATctgaacacacacaaaaaacagcaCACGGCCCAGGTACGGTCAGCGAATCGGTGCAGAACTTGCGGCAAAACATTCACTCTGCAAAGCAATCTGGTGCGCCACCTAAAGATGCGAAGCTGCGGGAAAACCGGAACAAAGATGCCGAACAAAGCGGAGCGTGCGGCCCTTTTGGAGCGTATGCGATCCTCCAAGCTGCGAAGCAGTGAAAGCAGTTTGAGTGGCCATGATGGGATGCGGCTGAAGAATGTGCTCGTGTGCCAGGTGTGCAGCCGTAGGTTCGATAGCAATTGCAACCTGGCGCGCCACATTGACCGGGAGCATGCGGAGTTCAAGTTTCAGCTGTTTGCGTGCGACGTATGCCCAAAGAAGTTCACCGTGTTCGAGAAATGCATCCGGCACCGAACATTTCACAGGCGCTCGCGGCAAAAGCCAAAACAGGCGAAACAGGGTGGCTCCGAGACGGTGTGTAAAATATGCCAAAAGGAGTTCCGGGTAGACCATTTGATGCTGCGCCACTTGGCGGAGGCCCACTCGTTGGCGCTGGAGTTGTTCCAGTGTGATCAGTGCGGCCGAAAGTTTTCGACTGAGGCCAAACTTCGCAAACACGTGTACAACAGTCACCGTGAGAACAAAACGTTGTACGTGTGCTCGCACTGCGGGCAGAAGTTTGAGAAGAGGCTAACCCTGAAGGACCATGAGGCAAAGCACTTGGGAATGCAGGCGTATCGGTGTACCGTGTGCGACAAAACGTTCATTCACAAGCACAGTCTCGATCGGCACGCACTCGTGCACAGTGACACGAAGATGTTTGAGTGCGAATTTTGCCACAAGAGCTTCAAGCGCAACAATACCCTCGTGATCCACCGAAGAACACACACCGGCGAGAAACCTTACGAGTGTGAACCATGCGGTCTGCGATTTATCGACTCGAGCACGCTCATCAAGCATCGTCAACGTCAGCACACGAAAACCGAGTGA